The bacterium genome contains the following window.
CAGGGTCTTGCCGCAGCCGGGAGGTCCCAGAAGCAGGACACCTTTTGGGATCTTTGCGCCCAGAGCCTGGAATTTCTTGGCGTTTTTGAGGAACTCGACAACTTCCTCGAGTTCCTGTTTGGCTTCTTCAACTCCGGCCACGTCCTCGAAAGTGATCTTCGGGACGTTTTCATTGACCTTCTTTGCGCGGCTGCGACCGAACGACATCGCCTGATTGCCGCCCGCCTGAGCCTGTCTCATAAACAGCATCCACAACACTATAATGAAGCCCAGCGGCAATAGAGTGTATAGGAGAGACATGATGCCGTCGGATATCCACGGCCTCTCGATGCTGAACGTGACGTTGTGTTCGCGCAAATGATCCTGGAACTTGGAACGCTCCTGCGGAGCGCTCGGGTCGAGATTGGTCAGATACTTCTTTTTGTCTTTTGTCTGATAACTAAACTGATCCTTGTTAAATTTGCCCTCTTTGACTTTATCCTCGGCAACCTGTTTCCAGGCGGTCGAATAGGCGACCGTTTTTGTCGGGGCGATAGAGCGAGTCAACTGATCGCGTCCCATCAGGAACATAATTATGAGTGCAATGAATATAAATGCAGCTATGTTTTTAATATATCGGTTCACTTACCCATTTCCTCCGGTGCGCATCGATTGCACTATTCGATTATACCACTACCAATATTCGCCCGCAAATCAGCAGGTGAGCAGTGTTGACATGGGTGTGTACAGGGGAACGGCGCCGGAGCAGCCATCCCCGGCGCCGAAAACTTAGAGGAGCCTTCCATACAATCAGCCAAGACGCATAGCGAAGTCCCTGTCAGCGGAGATACAAACCACATAACGCTCAAATTGCGGCTCACTGTAATCTCCGTCAACATGGAACGCTTGGAGTTTCGGCAGCCAGACCACCATAGCCACTAAGGCCGTAGGCTCAAGGCTTTGCGTCCCTGCCTTTCGACAGGTTTGCCAGTATCGGTCTCCTCCAGCTTAACCACAATAGTTTTGCCACGTGTTCGATGCAGGTGCTACTGATTCAATTACGGGTTTTTGCAGCTAATCGAGTTTTCCGATGCCGCCCAGCAGTTTTCTCAATCGCGCAAACGGCTTTGAACTGTATGCTGAGCACTCTCCGTTTATGATAGCTTCTCTGACCGCTTCCAGGGTCGGCTCGGGCAGTTTCATCACTGTGTAACACGTGCCGACACCGTTTACGTAGTGAGTGTCGCTGGAACCGAACTTGGTTACCGACTTTAGTTTTGGACTATGTGCAAGAGTATGGTTGCACCTAATCAACCCTTCCTTGAAAACTGCTCCACACTCTATTTCCACTGCGTCGAAAGGAGCATCGAATACTCTTTCACCAACACCCGTGGAATGATATGGATGAACAGCCACCGCCAGCCCGCCGCAGTCATGGATAATATCCACTGTCTGCTTAATGCTTTGAGACATGGGCAGAGTTTCGTCTACAAACAGAGCGCCTATATGGCCATGATCGCTGCTTACCTCGACACCGGGAATGACAAGAAAATCGTCAGGTATAAGCCCTCGTCTCTTGAGATCGTATGAGCACTCAACCGTATTTCGCGAACCCTCTATATTGTTGTGGTCCATTACGCATATGGCGCTAATACCGAGCTTAACCGCTCTGAGAATTATCGCTTCCGGCTGCGATATGGAACAGTGAGAAAACAGGCTGTGAATATGGGGGTCCATCGCAATTTCATCGCGGCCTACTACAATGCGTGGTTCTCCAGCACATTTCAGCGCACCATTCACAATGTGGTCCCACATATCAAACCACCAATATTTGCATTCACGTACGGATTTGTCGGGAGTACGGTAAACCAGAGCCAACGATTGCACCTCGCAATGTATCGCTGCTAGTATACCAGCTTGCGAGTGCTGTTGTCACGGCGCAATACTCAATATATGCCTAAAGGCTCACCTATTATTCTTGCGCGCTCATCGGGAAAATGATCGCGCAGGCGCATTGGGGTGATTCGTCCCGGTTTATTCATTACGTAGTTTCGAGTATATTCATCCGGCGATGTGAGCTGAACACCGGTCAGATTATTCTTTCTGATAAATTCGGCAACCCGATCGGTTACCAGCAATGTGAAAGCAAAAGGCCATGCTATGAAGAAATCACAGCCGTCCCATATATCCCAATCCACCACGCGACTCCAGTCCGGGAAGCCCTCCCAGAAATTTGTGTTTGCTACCCTGGTCACACCAGATTCTTCTTTAGCCATGCCGCCCCATCCGGTTACCAATATCTCCCAGAACATTGGCGAGTCGTCATCAGATGAGAGTTCCGGCAGTTCGCGATCGCCATCATAATCCGAATCGGCTGCAGATGTGTCCCACCTGACAATCGCACGCCTGGCTTCAAAACCCGTAAATCTCTCCTTGGTCATCATCTCAAGTGTCTGGTTGCGAGCCAGGCAGTCGGTGAGCGTCCAGATGAAGTCGGGAATGCCGGGACACTGCAAGATGACCCTCAATTCAGAAATGCGGTTCGCCGGACCTCCAAAGGAGATATATTTGCCGCCATGAGTATGGTTGAGATAGTCGCTTTTACGCCATATGTTGCCCTTGTCCCATCTCGCAGTCCTTTTTTCGGGTGATTCCAGTATCCAGAATTTTTCAGCCATCTGTGTCTCCCAGTATAATATAGCAACAACAATAGTGGTGGTATTATTATATATTGCAGCCTGGCTGTTTGTCAACAATAATATAGATGCAAGTTCGCGGACAAAATTTGCATAGACAGGCTTTGGAGCATATAATAATCCGGTAGAACGAATGCTGCAGTGGTGAAAATGACTGATAATTTGCGAGGCAGACGACAAACCAGATACGAGCCCGAATTAGCGCAATCAGCCACCAAAATGCTGGAAGCGTCTGGGCTTACACGCGAGGAAGTTGCCAGGCGAAGCAACATTAGTCCCGAGTGGCTTCGTCAACTGCTCAATCTTGGGCGGGTGATATCCGATGACCTGCTGGCAGATTTTGCGGAAGTAGTCGGTGGTGATGTCGATGAGCTTCTTGTGGCAGCGGGCCGCAAACAGCCGCCATCCGGGGATTTGGTTAAGACTGTCGAGCTTGCCCTGCGCAGTGTTTCCGGCCTCTCAAAGGAAGACACTGATGATATTATGAAGATCGTGGTCGAGGTCTCCCGCAGAGACCGTGGTCAGCCATAATGAGGGGCGCAATGGAGATACCGTTCGGTATTCGCCTGATACCCAGACACATAGAACCTCCGCTCGACCTGAACTGGCTGGCTGAGTGGTTCGGCGTGGAGATCGAGATAAGGCCGCTGCCGAAAAACGTCGCAGGCATGTATCTGCGCACCGAGGAATACGCGCATATAATCCTCAATTCAAACGATTCCCCCGAACGCCAGAGATGGACGACCGCCCATGAGCTTGCTCACCACGTTTTATGCATAGGTCGGCAGTCACCTGAAGACGCATTTCGGATAAAGACTGATGGAGCTGATAAAGACGAAAGCCTGTGTGATCGGTTCGCATCTGAAATTCTGATGCCTGCGGCGCTGGTCAGAAGAAAAGCAGCCGAGGTAAAGCATGGGCGCTTCGACAAAAGCGCGCTGCTTGCCAATATGTTCGAGGTCAGCACCACCGCAATGCGCATCAGGCTCAGAGAACTCGGCCTGCGCATGAACTAAGCAATTTGCGGTCAGCAAATTGCACGATTGTATGTGGTTTTACTGGTGTGAAACACTATAGTGGTATGCAAGCGACCAACCGTGATTTACTTAGCGTTCATTTGGAGCTGTTCTTGATCGCGGGAACGACAATCTCCTTTATCAGCACCTGCAGCGCCGCAGCGATTGGAATTGCAAGCAGTGCTCCCACTATACCGAGCAGTGTTGCGCCGGCAAGCAGCGCGATTATGGTCATAAGGGGGCTGAGTCCGACATGTTTTTGCATGATCTTCGGAGCCAGGAAATTGTTTTCTGTCTGGGTCAGCAAAAAGAAGAAGACTATCACGGATGGAAGCTGCCAGTGCCAGTTCGGGCTGAACAGTGAAATTATAACTGCGGGCACTGCTGCGGCGACCGGTCCGACCATCGGGATGACCTCGCCAACCGCGCCCACAACGCCTATTACCGCTGCGTAAGGCACACGCAGCGCCCACATGGCCAGCGATACGGACAAGCCGATTATAATTGCCAGGGTGATCTGTCCACGCAGCCATCCGCCCATTGCCATACCCATATGGCTGAAAGTCGCGCCGATCTTTTTCGCATGTTTGGCGGGAAAGAGCGATAGGAATGAATCACGTATATTTTCTCGTGTGAGGAGGATGTAAAATGTCATTACCGCCACGGACAAAAACGCAATCACGCTGCCGAAGAACCCGAATACTGCCGGTGCGGAGCTGATTACGTAATTACCTGCAGCGTCCACCTGAGACTTTGCCTTGTCGACCAGCCCGGCGTAGTCCGGTATGTATGAGTATTGATGGTGCATATCGGCAAGCCATGTCTTTGCGCCGTCCATATATTCCGGCAGATGGTTGGAAAACCTGATGCTCTCCTTTACCAGAGGGACGGCGATAAGCCCGATGGCGGTCAACAATATCGCGAGCGCCGCAATGTACACGAGGAGTATTGCCAGGCCTCTGGGCATCTTTCGACCGCGAGGCATGCGCCGTCTTTCAAGCCATGCGACAGCCGGAGCCAGGCCGCATGCAAAGACGATGGATATAACAACCAGCACGACGATCGGCTTGAGCTTTACGATCAGCCAAAGCCCCAGTATGATTCCCAGAATTGAGATAAATGTCACTATATACCGGCCAATCGAGCTTTGCTGTGTCGGCTTGGCGAGTTGATCGGGATTCTCTTTTATCTGTTTAGCAGGCATACACTAATCTTCGACATGTCATGGCAAATTCCTTGTCGGCCCATGTAATAACAATAGCTCAGTGTGTGCGATAGTGTAGTTTTTGGGCACTTTAAGGGAGTTATAGCGTCTTATAAACGTATGCAGTTTTTCTATGATTCCTCTTGTGAGCTATACTATAGCTTGTAAATGTATTTTGATCGGAGGACGGATCGAATAATGAGAGCGGCAAGCAGCACCCGAAGCATTATATGGACATTGGCATTACTGGTCATCACCTGCGCTTTTGTCACTGCACCGGTGAGCGCGACTACTCTGGAAGAAGAGATAGACCTCGGCAAGAAGCTGGACGTCGAGATCCTCAGAGAGTATGAACAGGTCAAAGATGAAGCCTCGATCAAGGAGATCGATGAATACGGCCAGCAGTTGGTAAAAGGCAGCAGCATCAACAGACCGGAGATCAAATACACATTCAGGATATTGAAGCAGGATGATTTGAATGCATTTTCCACCCCTGGCGGATATGTATATTTTTCGAGCCATCTGTGGGATGTGCTCAGGCCGAATGAACGAAAAGGTGTCATTGCGCACGAGATAGTCCATATCGACAGGCGGCATGCCATAGACGCAGCATCCAAAGCCAACCGGCAATCTATGTGGATCGGAGCGATTTTGACGGTGCTTGGCGCGAACCGCAGTGTGGGTGATCTGATCGGCATGGCTCATAACTTCGCCGTGCTCAACTATTCGCGTGGTGATGAGAAGCAGGCTGATGAGGTAGGCGTCCAGCTGCTTCATGAGGCCGGCTATAACCCTGCGGGTCTGCTTTTGGCTATGCGCAAGATCAACAGGTTTCAGATTGAAGCGGGTGGAGAGGGCCCAAAATATCTAAGCAACCATCCCCTTACAAAAGAAAGGCTCGCCTACCTGACTGCTGATCTAGAGAAAATGGGGGTGCCGGTCCCGGCTGAAGACGTCAATGAGATACCCAACCCAAATACGATCGGCAGTGTTACTTCCGTCTCAGGCATGACCGTGCAATTCAGCTCGTCAAAGAAACTGCGCCCTGGAGACATAGTGTGGCTGATGGGTCAAGGCTGGGACTATCGTTATGAGAACCATATCGCAGTGCCGGTCGCCAGGGGTTCGGTGACGGATGCAGGCAGCTCATACTCTGCGCAAATAGCCTTGATGTCGGGTGTAAAGGCCGACAAGATCGCAGTCGGCACGGATGTATGTGCTCTTCCTGCGCCCGAAGCGGCCAGCGGAATAGCAACTATGGAGAATGGGAAAGTAATATCAAAGTCGCAGATGAAGAAGTTCGACAGACTGGTTGCGCTGCAGCAGGTGTGGAACGATACTTCGGACAAGGTGGTCAACGATAATGCGGGCTATGTGATCATCACCGATCCAAAGAATCCAACTGGTTATGTTGCCGCCACGCGCTCTGAGTATTCATATGCGCCTGTTGAGAGGGGATCGGTGCTCGTCAAGTTGAACGATCCCGATGAAAAGCGTTGGGCCGGGACAATAATCTCGATAGGTCGGGGCGGCCAGACGATAGAGGTATTGCCGGATAAGGGTTTGAACACGGATACCACGTATGAGGTCACTTATCCTGCATGGAACAGCAAAGCCAAGTATGATGATCGAGTGATCGGGACCGCGAAGCTCTCATCTGCGAGCGGCAAGATTGTGATGAAGATGAGGATGTTCATGCCGGGCAGGAGTATGGCAGACATTCAAAACGGCTTCGACGTATACGAAGAAAAAAATCGGCCTGAAACAAAGTGAATGAACTATCGTTTATCGTTAATCATTGGATAGCGATAATACGATACGATAAATTGCGGGGGAAGTCTTGGGGCGATATTTGCTTGCAGGAATGATGATAGCAGCCCTGCTGACTATGTGTGTCGGCGCGACGGCGTTCTCGATCGAGGATGAGAATAAACTCGGGGAAAAGGCGTCCAAAGAAGTCGAGAAGGAGATGCCGCCCTCCGAAAACCAGACGTGGCAGCAGGATATTGCTCAGATGGGCGCAAGGCTTGTGCCGTTCGTCGGGCGTAAACAGATCAATTACCACTTTACGATCATTCAGAACAAAGACGAAATCAATGCATTCGCTCTGCCCGGCGGATATGTCTACTTCACCGAGCGGATGTGGCAGATCATGACCCCCGATGAGCGCGGCGCCATACTCGCGCACGAAATGACCCACTGCGACCGGCGCCACGGCGTGGATATGATGCTCAAGAGCCAGCAGCGTGCTTTGTGGTTGCTGCCTGTCATAATTCTTGGAGGAGGCGCGCTTGGCAATATTGCTGTCTGGGGAAATGCAGCCATCACTCAGCGATATTCGCGGATTATGGAGCGCGAAGCCGACGAGATGGGCATCAAGATGGCCGCCAAAGCCGGATTCAACCCGACGGGCGCAGTGACATCCATGAAGAAGCTCCTTAATATCGAGAGCAACCTTAACCGATATGAGGTCTCTGCGATATTTGCCAGCCACCCGGACACCCAAAAGCGCATCGACTATTTGACCACCGAGGCAATTGCGCTTGGAGCCAAAGACAAAGATATGGAACTCAAAGCGATCGACGATCCGCGCAGGCTTGGCAATATCATTCGCCGCATGCCGGAGGTCAACACTATATATGCCCGCACGACCACTCCTCTCAACTATGGCACAGCCGTCAGCATAAAGAAGATGCTATGGGATGATGAAACACAGTCCTTGAGGCCAAAGACAGTCGCCACGGCAACAGTCCTCACACCAGGCATCCATCCAATTCTGCTGCTCAAGACAAATAAAGATGATGCTCTTGCCGAGATCATGGAGGGTGACGGAGTGTATCCGGTCGAAGACTAGGAAAGCCTCTACAAATCCATTACCATTTCTGTATCGAGCGGCTTGAAACCCAGCCGCTCATAAACTGATCTGCCCATCTCAGATGCATGAAGAGAGATACGCTTTGCGGGAGTGGTTTTTACATAATCAATAATGTGTTTCATCAGCATTGTCGCCACTCCCTTTCCGCGCCATTCGGGTATCGTATACATGTTGAGTATATAGGGATGGCGTTCGTAAGGACGAGTGTATAGTGGCGGCCTGATAAAAAAGATTAGGCCGCCGGTCCCGATGACGCGTCCTTCTTCCTCTGCTAGCCAGACCATGAACTCGCCTTTGGGCAATTTATCGGCGATATATCGGCGAGTCAAGTCCACGAAATCAGGAGACTCAGGCGCTTTTTGAAACTCTCGAACAAAAGCCATCCGCAGCGCAACAATTTGTTCTATATCATCGATATCGGCAAGGCGAATTTTGAGCATGTAATATTCTCCCATAGCCCATCCGGCACGCTGCATTATATCATTATGAGGCGATCACAACAATGGTATTTCATCGCCTGCCCAGGGCAAACGCACGAGTGTTCTTTGTGTGACTGCAAATGAACAACAAGCGACGTGTTGATCGGGCGTTATATCCGATGACGCCCGAAACAGAACTTTAGGGATTTGAAATCCCGAGATTCCGTTTCGCACGCGATCAGATATCGCGCGCGATCAAGTTGGCGACATGCACGTTCACAATTCTATTATTGATGCGTTCGCCCTGATCGCCTGCCGGTGCGACTTCTATGTATTTTCTCGAGCCGATCTTGCTGCCGCTTAAGCTTTATATAGGCGCCTTTGACCAGCTTTTGCTTTTCTGGTGAAACCCTCTCTGAATAGCATGAAAATATCGACAGCCATTGATCGAATGACAGGTCAATGAGTCCGGCTGCCGTTGAAAACCGCAGTTG
Protein-coding sequences here:
- a CDS encoding GNAT family N-acetyltransferase — encoded protein: MLKIRLADIDDIEQIVALRMAFVREFQKAPESPDFVDLTRRYIADKLPKGEFMVWLAEEEGRVIGTGGLIFFIRPPLYTRPYERHPYILNMYTIPEWRGKGVATMLMKHIIDYVKTTPAKRISLHASEMGRSVYERLGFKPLDTEMVMDL
- a CDS encoding M48 family metalloprotease — translated: MGRYLLAGMMIAALLTMCVGATAFSIEDENKLGEKASKEVEKEMPPSENQTWQQDIAQMGARLVPFVGRKQINYHFTIIQNKDEINAFALPGGYVYFTERMWQIMTPDERGAILAHEMTHCDRRHGVDMMLKSQQRALWLLPVIILGGGALGNIAVWGNAAITQRYSRIMEREADEMGIKMAAKAGFNPTGAVTSMKKLLNIESNLNRYEVSAIFASHPDTQKRIDYLTTEAIALGAKDKDMELKAIDDPRRLGNIIRRMPEVNTIYARTTTPLNYGTAVSIKKMLWDDETQSLRPKTVATATVLTPGIHPILLLKTNKDDALAEIMEGDGVYPVED
- a CDS encoding helix-turn-helix transcriptional regulator, with the translated sequence MTDNLRGRRQTRYEPELAQSATKMLEASGLTREEVARRSNISPEWLRQLLNLGRVISDDLLADFAEVVGGDVDELLVAAGRKQPPSGDLVKTVELALRSVSGLSKEDTDDIMKIVVEVSRRDRGQP
- a CDS encoding M48 family metalloprotease — protein: MRAASSTRSIIWTLALLVITCAFVTAPVSATTLEEEIDLGKKLDVEILREYEQVKDEASIKEIDEYGQQLVKGSSINRPEIKYTFRILKQDDLNAFSTPGGYVYFSSHLWDVLRPNERKGVIAHEIVHIDRRHAIDAASKANRQSMWIGAILTVLGANRSVGDLIGMAHNFAVLNYSRGDEKQADEVGVQLLHEAGYNPAGLLLAMRKINRFQIEAGGEGPKYLSNHPLTKERLAYLTADLEKMGVPVPAEDVNEIPNPNTIGSVTSVSGMTVQFSSSKKLRPGDIVWLMGQGWDYRYENHIAVPVARGSVTDAGSSYSAQIALMSGVKADKIAVGTDVCALPAPEAASGIATMENGKVISKSQMKKFDRLVALQQVWNDTSDKVVNDNAGYVIITDPKNPTGYVAATRSEYSYAPVERGSVLVKLNDPDEKRWAGTIISIGRGGQTIEVLPDKGLNTDTTYEVTYPAWNSKAKYDDRVIGTAKLSSASGKIVMKMRMFMPGRSMADIQNGFDVYEEKNRPETK
- a CDS encoding ImmA/IrrE family metallo-endopeptidase, translated to MEIPFGIRLIPRHIEPPLDLNWLAEWFGVEIEIRPLPKNVAGMYLRTEEYAHIILNSNDSPERQRWTTAHELAHHVLCIGRQSPEDAFRIKTDGADKDESLCDRFASEILMPAALVRRKAAEVKHGRFDKSALLANMFEVSTTAMRIRLRELGLRMN
- a CDS encoding PHP domain-containing protein produces the protein MWDHIVNGALKCAGEPRIVVGRDEIAMDPHIHSLFSHCSISQPEAIILRAVKLGISAICVMDHNNIEGSRNTVECSYDLKRRGLIPDDFLVIPGVEVSSDHGHIGALFVDETLPMSQSIKQTVDIIHDCGGLAVAVHPYHSTGVGERVFDAPFDAVEIECGAVFKEGLIRCNHTLAHSPKLKSVTKFGSSDTHYVNGVGTCYTVMKLPEPTLEAVREAIINGECSAYSSKPFARLRKLLGGIGKLD
- a CDS encoding AI-2E family transporter; the encoded protein is MPAKQIKENPDQLAKPTQQSSIGRYIVTFISILGIILGLWLIVKLKPIVVLVVISIVFACGLAPAVAWLERRRMPRGRKMPRGLAILLVYIAALAILLTAIGLIAVPLVKESIRFSNHLPEYMDGAKTWLADMHHQYSYIPDYAGLVDKAKSQVDAAGNYVISSAPAVFGFFGSVIAFLSVAVMTFYILLTRENIRDSFLSLFPAKHAKKIGATFSHMGMAMGGWLRGQITLAIIIGLSVSLAMWALRVPYAAVIGVVGAVGEVIPMVGPVAAAVPAVIISLFSPNWHWQLPSVIVFFFLLTQTENNFLAPKIMQKHVGLSPLMTIIALLAGATLLGIVGALLAIPIAAALQVLIKEIVVPAIKNSSK